One Cucumis melo cultivar AY chromosome 8, USDA_Cmelo_AY_1.0, whole genome shotgun sequence genomic window, GTAATTGGGGATTTTAGGCGAAATTTTGGAGCCATTCCCATTCCCATCGCATCGAAATGGCAGGGAAAGCTTAGTAGTCACATCCATCAGGATCCCACACGGCAGAGGAAAAATTTAGATCTCACCGGCGAAAAATGGTGCTTTTTATGGCTTGTTCTGTCCCGATTCACGAATCTCCCCCCCCTTCCATGCATTTTTCCATCTCCAACTCCTCTTTTCCATCTGCTTCTGCTGCAATTCTGTTTTTCCCGGAATTCCTCTTTACAATATCTCCATCTCCTCCATCGCCCACACCACACCACATTACCGCATCAATTTACTTCCGATAGCTGTTTTTGCATATGTTAATAGAATCTTATATCATAACACTAAATCATAACAAGCTTTAAATTTGGTAATTTGTTAGACATTGGAAAATGAATTAACTAAACCGTTAATGTGATTGTTTTCTAGCTAATCAAAATTCATATAATCGAATGATCATTGATAACAAATATAAGAGAAATAATACTTGAATTGGAAGTTGAAGAAATCGAGATAAGGTACTAGAGAGTGAGAGCCATGAAACGTagaaaagtaaaagtaaaagtatatattgaaaaacaaaaagttgTGTGATTTGAAATATAGATTAATAAGGAATCTGAGTGaatgcttttttttctttttccttttaaaagaTCATCATATATTATATAGTCATATCAATAAAACATATTACTAATATTGATAAACATCGAAAATATTTGATTGAAGTTTGTCCACCTTTATATAACTAATAGCCAGATTACTCTGACCAtctattaatattattatcCACATTGAACTAACAGATACACAAATGTCAAAATCACattcttttaaaaatagaaCATGCAAAACCAACAGTATCCTAAGCAcgtattctttttctttttctttttcttttttttttatttagaaaaaataacattaacaaagaaataataaaaacgaAACATAAAACGATGAGCGAAATGATTCCATGTTTGTGGatttaaagatatatatatatatatatatatatatatgtatattataaCAAAATTGTAGAAATTATTGGAGAGAAGATAGCAAGTGGAGgaataatttataaataaaacaaaaaatgtatCTACCGATTATAAAACACATATTTCATTTGAAAGTTGGAATTGTTGATTTTATAGCATAGTGGAAATttttgattttgattaaattaataaagtttacaaaaagcaaaaaagaatgtattttgttattatttggtttataatatatataatattataattaaggtaattattataatatttaaggaaaagaggtagaaagaaggaagaaaaagggAAATTAGGAAATGACGTTTCGAAACGATATTGGAACTGTCAATGACTTGTGGTTGCTTGACGTGGTTGTGTTTTTCCATAGGTCCTCACTCTCTGTCccctctccccccccccccccccccaaaacgctctctctttcttctccattatttatttctttatttacgCTTTTCTATTTCTTCTTAACTCCTTCACTTCTGTTCCCACTCCCATTCTCAATCTCTTTCCctattttcattatttatcGATCATGTTGGCCATGGAAGCCGCCTCCTCCGCCGTCACCAGTTACACCTCCGCCTCCACCACCTCCGACAACCACCTCCACTATCCTCTCTTGCTCCCCGCACCACCATCTCCTCCCACACCTGCTCTCAGCAGgtactttaattttatttcatcCCATTATTAATCTCATCATTTTCATCTCTCTCAATTTTAAAATCATCCGAGTTTACTTGCCTCAATTTCAACaaatttattgatatttaaGAAATGGAATATTTATTTAAGAACTGCTAGTTTAAACTTATCCGTTTCAGCTAGAGATAAGTAAAAACAATAGAATGGCAGAGTTGTTTAGTATTGAATAATAATACCATATTTCATTCCAAAATTAATCTATAAGAATATGAGTAGTTCActtattttaaaacaaatgtAAAAAGTTGTTATGTATATATAAAGTTTTATAGTTGGAAAAGAAATTGCGTAGGAGGAGCATGCACtcataataacaattttttaaaaagaaggAAATTAGAGTAGTAGATGAGTTGAGTCGACTACGCTACCCGTTAACGCAGGTACGAATCACAAAAGCGGCGAGACTGGAACACGTTCGGGCAGTACCTAAAGAACCACCGCCCACCACTGACGCTATCCCGTTGTAGCGGGGCTCATATTCTGGAGTTCCTCCGCTACCTGGACCAGTTCGGTAAGACGAAGGTCCACACCTCCAGCTGTCCCTTCTTCGGTCACCCACAACCCCCTGCTCCCTGCCCCTGCCCTCTCCGCCAGGCCTGGGGCAGCCTCGACGCCCTCATCGGCCGCCTCCGCGCAGCTTTCGAGGAGAACGGCGGCCAACCTGAGACCAACCCCTTCGGGACACGAGCCGTGAGGCTGTATTTAAGGGAAGTTAGAGAGTCGCAGGCGAAAGCCAGAGGAATTGCTTAcgagaaaaagaagaggaagaaatcCGCCATGGCTTCGCTAAAGATCAACCACCACCAACCCATGCCTTCCTAATTTTCATTCTAATAAGCTATGTATTATTAATCCATTAATCTTAATCTCTCCCTTTGATTAATTGGGGAAACCCACTGTATCAAAATTTAGTATATATAGTTTAGTATTTTGTTTAATTACCCCCTTCCCAGTTCCCATTTCCCAGTTCCAACCCCTTGTTTACATATTTATCGTTATTGATTAGACAATTTTCAACTTCATGCTCGTATActtcctttcattttcatttcatcgctatattaattcttaaatttttatcGAAATTTGTTTATCAATTTAGATGGATATGCATATCACATTTAAGTTTTAAGTTCAACCAATTGGAATTGAGAGTATATGGTATTGGTAATTAAGAACATACCAAATTGGAAGtcgataaaagaaaaataaatgaaggTTTGCTGATTTCTCGAACACCATGAAATgtaaaaagtgaaaaaatgataagacaaataaatattaaatcgtTGTCTCATCGCCTAATTTGAATGCTCACTATTTTCCTTTTTAGTTACCATTATCCATTTAATGAAAAAAACAATGTGTTTCAGTGTGGTGTTCACTAGATTCTTAACAAGATAACTTACGAGTCTGTTTTGAttgagagaataataataataataataataataataataataataataataataataataataataataataataataataataataataataataataataataataataataataataataataataatggatcgccaattaaataaattttgaaatttagttCTATAAATAAAATGAGAGAATTAAGTAAGGAAAATGTGAAGTCAGGTGGGCGATTGTCCTCCAAGTCTTtgcaattattttaaaaactatattgTAAATTAAAAGAGATGGGTATGAGGCCACACCATTATCCTTTTCtttacataatatatattaatatttagtcAATAGCTAAAggtgaaaagaaaattaaaatatagttATAATGGTTTCCATAATTATAAGTTGAAAGAGAAAATCCCACTTAGATCGATATATCAAGTTTCTTCCCAAGCTATGTGTGTCACTTAACTTGTAGACATTTTATTACAACCACAAGCTAAAGCATTCATCCAGTTTTTAACCCtacatattatattatattatattatattatattatattatattatattatattatattatattattgcTTTTAATTATATCATTTTTGTTTCCAAAGTTTGCGGTGGAGGTTCCATCAAATATTGcattttcttcttcatccttCATTATATTGTTTTATTATATAGTTCTGTATTTCCACCACTTCCCTCTCCTACCCTTTATATATTACATATTCCTTATATTATCTTTATTACTATATTATATTCTAAATTATGTCCTTTGATGAAAGTTTGAACATTCTTAGGTCACCTACCTTCAGAGAGTTGTGATAATATTTAAAGGTGCACTTTGAAAACCTAATCAATTTCATTGGAATTAAGTGAGATAAAAATAGATTAGCAACGATAATGAgataattaatatgattttgATAAACAAGACGTTGAAATTGATTGTCAATATAAGTTTAACTCTACCGTAAACAACATGAATTCTTGAAGTGTgaagtttaaatttttattatcaCGGAGACTAAAAAGATAGTAGAGttgattttttattattgaagttTATAAAATTTTGCAAACTTACTTAATGGTCTATTttgtatataaaatatatttgttgGTATGAAACTTGATTTTTATAACATCATTATTGGTTAAAAGTAGTAGATAAATGAGTAGAATTTGAATTTAGAATAAAGCATAACGATACTTATAtaatttacaaatttaaatatgtgaaattaaaaatttgataacCATAGtctaaaatttagaaatatgatttatttctttacaaagagataaataaattttaatttgtatgATTATGGATGTAGACTAATTATATGGAAGCAAGAGGAGGGGTACAGTTTCCCCCTTTTTGTTGATGTATGAATTTTGGGTATGGAAGAAGTGAAGTTGTGAAATAGGAAAACAAGACTATAAGATAAAATAAatggcatatatatatatatatatatatatatatatatatatatatatatttgtgagGTCCCAATTTTAGGgattttaattatttacacATACAATCATTGCCTTAGAAGAAAATAGACATTAATGATTGTCCTATCTTTATTTATTATGCATTAAAATAAGTGCTCATCAAATTCATGTCTCTTCTTTCATTTCTCAACCTTCTTCGTcaatatcatatatatatatatatatatatatagaagttactttatttctttcatcataaaattgtaatttagatcttttaaaagaattgagACACTTTATAATTGAATGTGTGGATGGCTTGCATAAATATAGCTGTAACCTAAGACTATGTccaaaatgtatatatattgaaCAAATGCATacatgtgtgtgtatatattgattgttgaagaaaaaataaagatagCAAGTAGAAGAGgtagagggggggggggggggggggggggtagagCGTAGTTGGTAAGATATGGTCCATTGGGAGAAAATAGAAAGGGGCAGGTGGTCGTCCATTTAAGAAGCAAATCCAGGTGGGTTTGGagattttatttcattttttcatAATTAATGTACATCCCTCGTGTCCTCATCACCTTTCATATTATTCCACACCCCTATCTCAAATATTCTAAATTATTCCATCTCTTCTTCCCCCTTATTTTCTCATTTTGTCTTATTGCTTCCCAATCAATTCTTAATGATTATTCAACTtctttttttaaggaaaaataaataataaatcagGCAAAAAAAACTTTGACAA contains:
- the LOC103484288 gene encoding protein LIGHT-DEPENDENT SHORT HYPOCOTYLS 4-like, with the translated sequence MLAMEAASSAVTSYTSASTTSDNHLHYPLLLPAPPSPPTPALSRYESQKRRDWNTFGQYLKNHRPPLTLSRCSGAHILEFLRYLDQFGKTKVHTSSCPFFGHPQPPAPCPCPLRQAWGSLDALIGRLRAAFEENGGQPETNPFGTRAVRLYLREVRESQAKARGIAYEKKKRKKSAMASLKINHHQPMPS